In Comamonadaceae bacterium OS-1, a single window of DNA contains:
- the hexR_2 gene encoding HTH-type transcriptional regulator HexR: protein MLDRIKASLSSLAPAEQRVGKLVLADPRAFANLPVSELSDRAHVSKPTVVRFCRSMGYDGLSDFKLKLAGSVSEGVPFIHRSVDLDDKTSDVMVKVIDNTVAAFLKYRNDASTTALEKAAEILAETYKTGKRIEFYGAGNSGIVAQDAQHKFFRLGVHAIAYSDGHMQVMGASMLGPGDCVVVISNSGRTRDLMDACDIARKNGATTIVITTSGSPLAAAGHVHLAANHPEGYERYSPMVSRLLHLLIIDILATCVALRIGGSTLQPKLQEIKNNLRSKRYT from the coding sequence ATGCTGGACCGCATCAAAGCTTCCCTCTCGTCGCTGGCCCCGGCGGAGCAGCGGGTGGGCAAGCTGGTGCTGGCCGACCCGCGCGCCTTTGCCAACCTGCCGGTCAGCGAGCTCTCTGACCGGGCCCACGTCAGCAAGCCCACCGTGGTGCGGTTTTGCCGCAGCATGGGCTACGACGGCCTGAGCGACTTCAAACTCAAGCTGGCCGGCAGTGTGAGCGAGGGCGTGCCCTTCATCCACCGCAGCGTCGATCTGGACGACAAAACCAGCGACGTGATGGTCAAGGTGATCGACAACACCGTCGCCGCCTTCCTCAAATACCGCAACGATGCCAGCACCACGGCGCTGGAGAAGGCCGCCGAAATCCTGGCCGAGACCTACAAGACCGGCAAGCGCATCGAGTTCTACGGCGCGGGCAATTCAGGCATCGTGGCGCAGGACGCGCAGCACAAGTTCTTCCGCCTGGGCGTGCACGCCATCGCCTACAGCGACGGCCACATGCAGGTGATGGGCGCGTCCATGCTCGGCCCGGGCGACTGTGTGGTGGTGATATCCAACTCTGGTCGAACCCGCGACCTGATGGATGCCTGCGACATCGCCCGCAAAAACGGCGCCACCACCATCGTCATCACCACCAGTGGCTCACCGCTGGCCGCTGCCGGGCATGTGCACCTCGCCGCCAACCACCCCGAAGGCTACGAGCGCTACAGCCCCATGGTGTCGCGCCTGCTGCACCTGTTGATCATCGACATCCTGGCCACCTGCGTAGCCCTGCGCATCGGCGGCTCGACCCTGCAGCCCAAGTTGCAAGAGATCAAGAACAACCTGCGCAGCAAACGTTACACCTGA
- the sutR gene encoding HTH-type transcriptional regulator SutR — protein sequence MRKSSLPPAEPPRVGDTLAALRQAQALSLDALSRKAGVSKSMLSQIERAQANPTVAVVWRLANALGVPLGDLLGSAPAPAEPAITVVPAHATPSLRHPDGACELRILGPIDLAGQFEWYALTVQPGGALESQPHEAGTREHLTLLTGALDVVSGDTHQHLAPGETARYAADRPHAIRNPGQVEATAWLVVVHAG from the coding sequence ATGCGTAAATCTTCCCTCCCACCCGCCGAGCCGCCCCGCGTGGGCGACACCCTGGCCGCGCTGCGCCAGGCCCAGGCCTTGTCGCTGGATGCCTTGTCGCGCAAGGCCGGGGTGTCCAAATCCATGCTGTCGCAGATCGAGCGCGCCCAGGCCAATCCCACGGTGGCGGTGGTCTGGCGGCTGGCGAATGCGCTGGGGGTGCCGCTGGGCGATCTGCTGGGGTCTGCGCCCGCGCCTGCCGAGCCCGCCATCACCGTGGTGCCCGCCCACGCCACGCCGTCGCTCCGCCACCCGGACGGTGCCTGCGAGCTGCGCATCCTGGGCCCCATCGACCTGGCAGGCCAGTTTGAGTGGTATGCACTGACCGTACAGCCCGGCGGTGCGCTGGAATCGCAACCGCACGAGGCCGGTACCCGCGAACACCTGACGCTGCTGACCGGCGCGCTGGATGTGGTGTCGGGCGATACACACCAGCACCTGGCTCCGGGCGAGACCGCCCGCTACGCCGCCGACCGGCCCCACGCCATCCGCAACCCGGGCCAGGTCGAGGCCACCGCCTGGCTGGTGGTGGTGCATGCCGGGTGA